The Burkholderia ambifaria AMMD genome has a segment encoding these proteins:
- a CDS encoding type II toxin-antitoxin system HipA family toxin, translated as MTTISVYADWSGLPTPLKLGLLHGRQTRASERFEFRYDAAALASPELAGVQLDPGIGLFEGPQYPLPPRNAFGAFADSSPDRWGRMLMDRRLERDIRAGIRPKGTRLHESDYLLGVHDLYRVGALRYKLDDAGEFLDDRIDLAAPPFAEIRELEQASRALEEDVDNIAPDGRDWLSMLIAPGGSLGGARPKASVADDLGHLYIAKFPSARDDYDIGGWEMVVNALAVGCGLNVAQAQARKFASDYHCFLVRRFDRTPDGGRLHFASAMTMTGHVDGDDASTGVSYLELAEVLMRHGAQPNADLRELWTRIVFNLLVSNTDDHLRNHGFILEPGAGWRLSPAYDMNPVAVAEGLKLNITEADNALDLELARDVCEYFRLSLKDADEIIDDFRDIVGQWPTLATRLALSTREQERMADAFRLAGN; from the coding sequence ATGACGACCATCTCCGTCTATGCGGACTGGAGCGGTCTGCCCACTCCGCTGAAGCTCGGCCTTCTGCACGGTCGACAGACACGTGCCAGCGAACGGTTCGAATTCCGGTACGACGCGGCTGCGCTGGCTTCTCCGGAGCTTGCCGGCGTGCAGCTCGACCCCGGAATCGGCCTCTTCGAAGGGCCGCAATACCCACTTCCGCCACGGAACGCGTTCGGCGCGTTCGCCGATTCGAGCCCCGATCGGTGGGGCCGCATGCTGATGGATCGCCGGCTGGAGCGCGACATTCGTGCGGGCATTCGACCGAAGGGCACGCGACTCCATGAGTCGGACTACCTGCTCGGCGTCCATGATCTCTATCGGGTCGGTGCACTGCGCTACAAGCTCGACGACGCTGGAGAATTTCTCGATGACCGTATCGATCTCGCCGCGCCACCGTTTGCCGAGATTCGCGAACTGGAGCAAGCCAGTCGGGCACTGGAGGAAGACGTCGACAACATCGCCCCGGACGGTCGCGATTGGCTATCGATGCTCATCGCGCCCGGAGGCTCGCTCGGTGGCGCGAGACCGAAAGCCAGCGTAGCCGACGATCTCGGGCATCTGTATATCGCGAAGTTCCCGAGCGCGCGAGACGACTACGACATAGGCGGCTGGGAAATGGTCGTCAATGCACTGGCGGTCGGCTGCGGCCTGAACGTCGCCCAAGCCCAAGCGCGAAAATTCGCCAGCGACTATCACTGCTTCCTGGTGCGACGCTTCGATCGGACTCCCGATGGTGGCCGGCTGCATTTTGCATCGGCCATGACGATGACCGGCCATGTCGACGGCGACGATGCATCCACCGGCGTCAGCTACCTGGAATTGGCGGAAGTCCTCATGCGACACGGCGCGCAACCGAATGCCGACCTGCGCGAACTATGGACCCGGATCGTCTTCAACCTTCTGGTCTCGAATACCGACGATCATCTTCGCAATCACGGGTTCATTCTCGAACCCGGTGCGGGCTGGCGACTCTCCCCAGCCTACGACATGAATCCCGTTGCCGTAGCCGAGGGCCTCAAGCTCAACATCACGGAAGCCGATAACGCGCTGGACCTCGAACTCGCCCGCGACGTATGTGAATATTTTCGGCTGAGCCTGAAGGATGCCGACGAGATCATCGACGACTTCCGCGACATCGTTGGCCAATGGCCCACGCTCGCGACACGACTCGCGCTTTCCACGCGGGAACAGGAGCGCATGGCCGACGCGTTTCGCCTCGCGGGCAACTGA
- a CDS encoding class I SAM-dependent methyltransferase, which yields MTSGAAPAGERLYTDPRLVAVYDRFNAGDRDFAFYASRIGAARQRILDLGCGTGTFARRLASAGHDVVAIDPAPAMIGHARRQPGADAVRWFACGLDGLPRGAPFDVVVMTGHAFQCLLTDAEIDATLCCVRRVLADGGRFLFETRNPRVEPWRAWTPQASVSRINTPEFGIVELHHAVTAVDGPIVSFDTVYRFHRDETHVKSASRLRFIAQSELQARVAAAGFSSAAWCGDWDGAPFDDAASAEIIALCRV from the coding sequence ATGACGTCCGGCGCCGCGCCTGCCGGCGAACGCCTCTATACCGACCCGCGCCTCGTCGCGGTCTACGACCGGTTCAATGCCGGTGATCGCGACTTCGCGTTCTACGCATCGCGCATCGGCGCCGCGCGGCAACGCATCCTCGATCTCGGCTGCGGCACCGGCACGTTCGCGCGGCGGCTTGCGTCGGCCGGACACGACGTCGTTGCGATCGATCCCGCGCCCGCGATGATCGGCCATGCGCGACGCCAGCCGGGCGCCGACGCCGTGCGCTGGTTCGCGTGCGGCCTCGACGGCCTGCCGCGCGGCGCGCCATTCGACGTCGTCGTAATGACCGGGCACGCGTTCCAGTGCCTGCTGACCGACGCGGAGATCGACGCGACGCTGTGCTGCGTGCGGCGCGTGCTAGCCGATGGTGGCCGCTTCCTGTTCGAAACCCGCAACCCGCGTGTCGAGCCGTGGCGTGCGTGGACACCACAGGCGTCCGTATCCCGCATCAATACGCCCGAATTCGGCATCGTCGAGTTGCACCACGCGGTCACCGCGGTCGACGGGCCGATCGTGTCGTTCGACACCGTCTACCGCTTTCACCGTGACGAAACGCACGTGAAGAGCGCGAGCCGGCTGCGTTTCATCGCGCAAAGCGAACTGCAGGCACGGGTCGCGGCCGCCGGTTTCTCGTCGGCTGCGTGGTGCGGCGACTGGGACGGCGCGCCGTTCGATGATGCAGCCAGTGCGGAGATCATCGCGCTCTGCCGCGTGTGA
- a CDS encoding DUF1176 domain-containing protein encodes MSHRLSLAVAALLAVSPIVAQARPLTRPPVERDFKNWSVVCDNGNRCIAESDSDEINDARSRLILRVTRDAGPDAQASLDIYAAAPLDLRTARADGRPFDAMAAQWHASGGKPDGDDPYPFRVRANDPATVAAWLTASRNAQLLSFGDSASAQTARMPLAGLNAALLLIDDTQGRVGTVTALLRPGNRPASSVPAAPALPPAVTPAPAVANLSAVEQRPLVDAVLAKFGGDVKQCAADVEDEMSASDRRKASRAVAISADEALVAIPCQTSSMYNHTDLWYRVRRTAPFTPTAMNFGENANAGLDPASFPNELTEARYDRTSATLSSKVRLRNAGDCGSTASWIFDGRRFLLNDIATRGTCNGLLDDQWPRLYRRADAAASPR; translated from the coding sequence ATGTCGCACCGCCTTTCGCTCGCCGTCGCCGCCCTCCTCGCCGTTTCGCCGATCGTGGCCCAGGCTCGTCCGCTCACGCGGCCGCCGGTCGAGCGCGACTTCAAGAACTGGTCGGTCGTCTGCGACAACGGCAACCGTTGCATTGCCGAAAGCGATAGCGACGAAATCAATGACGCACGCTCCCGTCTCATCCTGCGCGTGACGCGCGACGCCGGCCCGGACGCGCAAGCATCGCTCGACATTTACGCGGCGGCGCCGCTGGACCTGCGCACCGCACGCGCCGACGGCCGCCCGTTCGATGCGATGGCGGCCCAATGGCATGCATCGGGCGGGAAACCCGATGGTGACGACCCATACCCGTTCCGGGTCCGGGCCAATGATCCTGCAACGGTTGCCGCATGGCTCACCGCATCGCGCAATGCGCAGTTGCTGAGCTTCGGCGATTCGGCATCGGCACAAACCGCACGCATGCCGTTGGCGGGCTTGAATGCCGCGTTGCTGCTGATCGACGACACGCAGGGCCGCGTCGGCACCGTCACGGCGCTGCTGCGCCCGGGCAACCGGCCCGCGTCCTCGGTGCCGGCCGCGCCGGCACTGCCGCCCGCGGTCACACCGGCGCCGGCCGTCGCCAACCTGTCGGCCGTCGAGCAGCGCCCGCTCGTCGACGCGGTGCTCGCGAAGTTCGGCGGCGACGTGAAGCAATGCGCGGCCGATGTCGAAGACGAAATGTCGGCAAGCGACCGCAGGAAAGCGTCGCGCGCGGTGGCGATCTCGGCCGACGAAGCGCTGGTCGCGATACCGTGCCAGACCAGCAGCATGTATAACCACACCGACCTGTGGTATCGCGTGCGACGGACCGCACCATTCACGCCGACAGCGATGAATTTCGGCGAGAACGCGAACGCGGGACTCGATCCGGCGTCGTTCCCGAACGAGCTGACCGAGGCCCGCTATGACCGCACCAGCGCGACGCTGTCGAGCAAGGTCAGGCTGCGCAATGCCGGCGATTGCGGCTCGACCGCATCGTGGATCTTCGACGGCCGACGCTTCCTGCTCAACGACATCGCCACGCGTGGCACGTGCAACGGCCTGCTCGACGATCAATGGCCACGCCTGTATCGACGTGCCGATGCGGCAGCAAGCCCGCGCTGA
- a CDS encoding slipin family protein, translating into MWKRHVVKKNERALLMNEGDFVKVLEPGVFKAFDPFKRLSVQTARLDAPLADAALADYLRHDAPDVLAHYFVAMDLGDDEAGLRYEDDVLVEILPPGTRRLYWRGPIAHRLERVDLAQDSMLPAALAKRIAQPALRARGVAGLTGVLLAQVPAYHVGMLKIDGKIERLLEPGVAAFWRFNRDVAVELVDLRLQALEVGGQEILTRDKVALRLNLSATWCYADVLHAFGQLQKPVEHLYRELQFALRAAVGTRSLDELLEDKQSIDEVVITQVRARLGHSGVDVRSVGVKDIVLPGDMKTILAQVVEAEKSAQANVIRRREETAATRSLLNTAKVMEENPTALRLKELETLERVAERIDRISVFGGLDQVLNGLVSIKGA; encoded by the coding sequence ATGTGGAAGCGTCATGTGGTGAAAAAGAACGAACGCGCGCTGCTGATGAATGAGGGCGATTTCGTGAAGGTGCTCGAACCGGGTGTGTTCAAGGCCTTCGATCCGTTCAAGCGTCTGTCGGTGCAGACCGCGCGTCTCGACGCGCCGCTCGCCGATGCCGCGCTCGCCGACTACCTGCGTCACGACGCACCGGACGTGCTCGCGCACTACTTCGTCGCGATGGATCTGGGCGACGACGAAGCGGGCCTACGTTACGAAGACGACGTGCTCGTCGAGATCCTGCCGCCCGGCACGCGTCGGCTGTACTGGCGCGGCCCAATCGCGCACCGGCTGGAGCGCGTCGATCTCGCGCAGGACAGCATGCTGCCGGCCGCGCTCGCGAAGCGCATCGCGCAACCGGCGCTGCGTGCGCGCGGCGTGGCGGGCCTGACGGGCGTGCTGCTGGCGCAGGTGCCGGCGTATCACGTCGGTATGCTGAAGATCGACGGCAAGATCGAGCGGCTGCTCGAACCGGGCGTTGCAGCGTTCTGGCGCTTCAACCGCGACGTCGCGGTCGAACTCGTCGACCTGCGTTTGCAGGCACTCGAAGTCGGCGGACAGGAAATCCTGACACGCGACAAGGTCGCGCTGCGGCTGAACCTGTCGGCGACGTGGTGCTATGCGGACGTGCTGCATGCGTTCGGCCAGCTGCAGAAGCCGGTCGAGCACCTGTATCGCGAGCTGCAGTTCGCGCTGCGGGCGGCGGTCGGCACGCGCTCGCTCGACGAACTGCTGGAGGACAAGCAGTCGATCGACGAAGTCGTGATCACGCAGGTGCGTGCACGCCTCGGCCATTCCGGCGTGGACGTGCGCAGCGTCGGCGTGAAGGATATCGTGCTGCCGGGCGACATGAAGACGATCCTCGCGCAGGTGGTCGAAGCGGAGAAGTCCGCGCAGGCGAACGTGATTCGCCGTCGCGAGGAAACGGCAGCGACGCGTTCGCTGCTGAACACCGCGAAGGTGATGGAAGAGAACCCGACCGCGCTGCGGCTCAAGGAGCTGGAAACGCTCGAGCGCGTCGCGGAACGGATCGACCGCATCTCGGTGTTCGGCGGCCTCGACCAGGTGCTGAACGGACTCGTCAGCATCAAGGGCGCGTGA
- a CDS encoding O-acetylhomoserine aminocarboxypropyltransferase/cysteine synthase family protein, giving the protein MTDQAASNWRLETIAVHGGYRPDPTTRAVAVPIYQTVAYAFDDTQHGADLFDLKVQGNIYTRIMNPTTDVLEQRIAALEGGIGALALASGQAAVTYAIQTIAEAGDNIVSASSLYGGTYNLFAHTLPQYGITTRFADPRDPASFEPLIDAHTKAIFAESVGNPLGNVTDIAALADIAHRHGIPLIVDNTVPSPYLLRPFEHGADIVVHSLTKYLGGHGTSLGGAIVDSGKFPWTQHADRFKRLNEPDVSYHGVVYTEAFGPAAYIGRARVVPLRNMGAAISPFNAFQILQGIETLALRVERISDNALKIAQHLARHENVEWVNYAGLPDHPDHPLVARYLSGRAPGILTFGVKGGRDGGAKFQDALKLFTRLVNIGDTKSLATHPASTTHRQLSPAELAKAGVKEETVRLSIGIEHIDDLLADLDQALAQV; this is encoded by the coding sequence ATGACCGATCAGGCCGCATCGAACTGGCGCCTCGAAACCATCGCCGTGCACGGCGGTTATCGCCCCGACCCGACCACGCGCGCGGTCGCGGTGCCGATCTATCAGACCGTTGCGTACGCATTCGACGACACGCAGCACGGCGCCGACCTGTTCGACCTGAAGGTCCAGGGCAACATCTACACGCGCATCATGAACCCGACGACGGACGTGCTCGAGCAGCGGATCGCCGCGCTCGAGGGCGGCATCGGCGCACTCGCGCTGGCGTCGGGCCAGGCGGCCGTCACGTACGCGATCCAGACGATCGCGGAAGCCGGCGACAACATCGTGTCCGCCAGTTCGCTGTACGGCGGCACCTACAACCTGTTCGCGCATACGCTGCCGCAATACGGGATCACGACGCGCTTCGCCGATCCGCGCGACCCCGCATCGTTCGAGCCGCTGATCGACGCGCACACGAAGGCGATCTTCGCGGAATCGGTCGGCAACCCGCTCGGCAACGTAACCGACATCGCCGCGCTCGCCGACATCGCGCATCGCCACGGGATCCCGCTGATCGTCGACAACACGGTGCCGTCTCCGTACCTGCTTCGCCCGTTCGAACATGGCGCGGACATCGTCGTGCACTCGCTGACGAAGTATCTCGGCGGCCACGGCACGAGCCTGGGCGGCGCGATCGTCGATTCGGGCAAGTTCCCGTGGACGCAGCACGCGGATCGCTTCAAGCGGCTCAACGAGCCCGACGTCAGCTATCACGGCGTCGTCTATACGGAAGCGTTCGGGCCGGCTGCCTATATCGGCCGCGCGCGCGTCGTGCCGCTGCGCAACATGGGCGCAGCGATCTCGCCGTTCAACGCGTTCCAGATCCTGCAGGGCATCGAGACGCTCGCGCTGCGCGTCGAGCGCATCAGCGACAACGCGCTGAAGATCGCGCAGCATCTCGCGCGCCATGAAAACGTCGAATGGGTGAACTACGCGGGACTGCCCGATCACCCCGACCATCCGCTCGTCGCGCGCTACCTGTCGGGCCGCGCGCCCGGCATCCTGACCTTCGGCGTGAAGGGCGGCCGTGACGGCGGTGCGAAGTTCCAGGACGCGCTGAAGCTGTTCACGCGGCTCGTCAACATCGGCGACACGAAGTCGCTCGCAACGCATCCGGCGTCGACGACGCACCGCCAGCTATCGCCCGCCGAACTCGCGAAGGCCGGCGTGAAGGAGGAAACCGTGCGGCTGTCGATCGGCATCGAGCATATCGACGACCTGCTCGCCGATCTCGATCAGGCGCTCGCGCAGGTATGA
- a CDS encoding nucleotidyltransferase domain-containing protein encodes MKTEKLTPVRSAHPVDPAVRARVMAELAEVERRHDVSVLFACESGSRGWGFASPDSDYDVRFVYAHRRDWYLSVEPQRDVIERPLDDELDVSGWELCKALQLLRRSNPTLLEWLDSPVVYREDARWAPRLRSLASAFFSPVRGRHHYLAMAKKNFRGYLQGDTVRYKKYLYVLRPLLAVRWIDMGLGMPPMRFADLVAGTVHEPAVRAELDALLALKMSANESEYGPRRPAIHALVETMLADAEHDREYKRPWGDVAMLDAFLRDVVDDR; translated from the coding sequence ATGAAAACGGAAAAATTGACACCCGTGCGAAGCGCGCACCCGGTCGATCCGGCCGTACGGGCGCGCGTGATGGCGGAACTTGCGGAAGTCGAACGCCGCCACGATGTGAGCGTGCTGTTCGCGTGCGAATCGGGCAGCCGCGGCTGGGGGTTCGCGTCGCCGGACAGCGATTACGACGTGCGCTTCGTGTATGCGCATCGACGCGACTGGTACCTGAGCGTCGAACCGCAACGCGACGTGATCGAGCGGCCGCTCGACGACGAGCTCGACGTCAGCGGCTGGGAGCTGTGCAAGGCGCTGCAGCTGCTGCGCCGCTCGAACCCGACGCTGCTCGAATGGCTCGACTCGCCCGTCGTGTATCGCGAAGATGCGCGCTGGGCGCCGCGGCTCAGGTCGCTGGCGTCGGCGTTCTTCTCGCCGGTGCGTGGGCGTCACCACTACCTCGCGATGGCGAAGAAGAACTTTCGCGGCTACCTGCAAGGCGACACGGTGCGCTACAAGAAATACCTGTACGTGCTGCGGCCGCTGCTCGCGGTGCGCTGGATCGACATGGGGCTCGGGATGCCGCCGATGCGCTTCGCGGATCTCGTCGCCGGCACCGTGCACGAGCCGGCGGTGCGCGCGGAACTCGACGCGTTGCTCGCGCTGAAGATGAGCGCGAACGAAAGCGAATACGGGCCGCGCCGGCCGGCGATCCACGCGCTCGTCGAGACGATGCTCGCCGATGCCGAACACGATCGCGAGTACAAGCGGCCGTGGGGCGACGTGGCGATGCTCGATGCGTTCCTGCGTGACGTGGTCGACGATCGATGA
- a CDS encoding LysE family translocator: MFDLTTLTTFTAVVLGLFLIPGPAVLLVLSRTVQGGRKTGILTGLGVASGDFVHTLFAAVGLSALLMTSALAFNVVKLVGAAYLIYLGVRALLDRPSSDPSLPKVAAVTPLKAYLQAIPAEVLNPKTALFFLAFMPQFVHPERGSTFVQFAVLGLIFVVLSSLYTTLIACSIRPLGRVVKRLAWLTRWQGKIIGSIFIALGLRVAVQQR; the protein is encoded by the coding sequence ATGTTCGACCTGACCACGCTGACCACCTTCACGGCCGTCGTCCTGGGCCTGTTCCTGATCCCCGGCCCCGCCGTGCTGCTCGTGCTGAGCCGCACCGTACAGGGCGGCCGCAAGACCGGCATCCTGACCGGTCTCGGCGTCGCGAGCGGCGATTTCGTGCATACGCTGTTCGCGGCCGTCGGGCTGTCGGCGCTGCTGATGACGTCGGCGCTCGCGTTCAACGTCGTGAAGCTGGTCGGCGCCGCGTACCTGATCTACCTCGGCGTGCGTGCGCTGCTCGACCGGCCGTCGTCCGATCCGTCGCTGCCGAAGGTGGCGGCCGTCACGCCGCTGAAGGCGTACCTGCAGGCGATTCCCGCCGAAGTGCTGAACCCGAAGACCGCGCTGTTCTTCCTCGCGTTCATGCCGCAGTTCGTGCATCCGGAACGCGGCTCGACGTTCGTGCAGTTCGCGGTGCTCGGGCTGATCTTCGTCGTGCTGAGCTCGCTCTACACGACGCTGATCGCGTGCTCGATCCGCCCGCTCGGGCGCGTCGTGAAGCGGCTCGCATGGCTCACGCGCTGGCAAGGGAAGATCATCGGCTCGATCTTCATCGCGCTCGGGCTGCGCGTCGCGGTGCAGCAGCGCTGA
- the rtcR gene encoding RNA repair transcriptional activator RtcR — translation MRKTVAIGFLGTVLDQGGRAPRRYRKWRPTVSLCMQPDFAIDRLELLHPPGHTRLANQVRDDLAHLSPDTEVRLTPVTIRDPWDFEEVYATLHDFARAYPFDLDREDYLVHITTGTHVAQICWFLLAEARYLPARLVQTGPPKQTDEGPSGPGTVSVIDLDLSRYNRIAQRFTRERDETVSFLKAGIATRNARFNALIEQLERVAVRSRAPMLLVGPTGAGKSFLAKRVYELKRGRHRLAGPFIEINCATLRGDAAMSTLFGHVKGAFTGAQSARAGLLRAADGGLLFLDEIGELGLDEQAMLLKAIEEKRFLPVGADVETTSDFELIAGTHRDLRQMVAAGTFREDLYARINLWTYELPGLAERREDIEPNLEFELDRFGREQGEQVRFNVEAKRRYLAFAASPRAAWAGNFRELSASITRMATLADAGRITEAIAEQEVERLTRTWSSPGGAGASDGYVDAVFGTRAAELDLFDRAQLERVLDVCRVSASLSEAGRTLFAVSRQNKKQPNDADRLRKYLARFGLDWEGVRQVLDAK, via the coding sequence ATGCGCAAGACCGTCGCCATCGGCTTTCTCGGCACCGTGCTCGACCAGGGCGGCCGCGCGCCGCGCCGTTACCGCAAGTGGCGGCCGACCGTGTCGCTCTGCATGCAGCCAGACTTCGCGATCGACCGGCTCGAACTGCTGCATCCGCCGGGCCACACGCGCCTCGCCAATCAGGTGCGCGACGATCTCGCGCATCTGTCGCCGGATACCGAGGTTCGCCTCACGCCGGTCACGATCCGCGATCCGTGGGATTTCGAGGAGGTCTACGCGACGCTGCACGACTTTGCGCGCGCCTATCCATTCGATCTGGACCGCGAGGACTACCTGGTCCACATCACGACGGGCACGCACGTCGCGCAGATCTGCTGGTTCCTGCTCGCGGAAGCGCGCTACCTGCCCGCGCGCCTCGTGCAGACGGGGCCGCCGAAGCAGACCGACGAAGGGCCGAGCGGCCCCGGCACGGTGTCGGTGATCGATCTCGACCTGTCGCGCTACAACCGGATCGCGCAGCGCTTCACGCGCGAGCGCGACGAAACGGTGTCGTTCCTGAAGGCCGGCATCGCGACGCGCAACGCGCGTTTCAACGCGCTGATCGAGCAACTGGAGCGCGTGGCCGTGCGCTCGCGCGCGCCGATGCTGCTCGTCGGTCCGACGGGCGCCGGCAAGTCGTTTCTCGCGAAACGCGTGTACGAGTTGAAGCGCGGCCGCCATCGGCTCGCAGGCCCGTTCATCGAGATCAATTGCGCGACGCTGCGTGGCGATGCTGCGATGTCGACGCTGTTCGGTCACGTGAAGGGCGCGTTCACGGGCGCGCAGTCGGCACGCGCCGGGCTGTTGCGCGCGGCGGACGGCGGCCTGCTGTTTCTCGACGAGATCGGCGAACTCGGGCTCGACGAGCAGGCGATGCTGCTGAAGGCGATCGAGGAGAAGCGCTTCCTGCCGGTCGGCGCGGACGTCGAGACGACCAGCGATTTCGAGCTGATCGCGGGCACGCATCGCGACCTGCGGCAGATGGTGGCGGCCGGCACGTTCCGCGAGGATTTATATGCGCGGATCAATCTGTGGACGTATGAATTGCCGGGGTTGGCTGAGCGCCGCGAGGACATCGAGCCGAACCTCGAATTCGAGCTTGATCGATTCGGCCGCGAGCAGGGCGAGCAGGTGCGGTTCAACGTGGAAGCGAAGCGGCGCTATCTCGCGTTCGCGGCGTCGCCGCGCGCGGCATGGGCCGGCAACTTCCGCGAGCTGTCCGCATCGATCACGCGGATGGCGACGCTCGCCGATGCGGGGAGGATTACCGAGGCGATTGCCGAACAGGAGGTCGAGCGGCTGACGCGCACGTGGTCGTCACCGGGCGGCGCGGGTGCATCGGATGGCTACGTCGACGCCGTGTTCGGAACGCGTGCGGCGGAACTCGACTTGTTCGACCGCGCGCAACTCGAACGCGTGCTCGACGTGTGCCGCGTGTCGGCAAGCCTGTCGGAGGCTGGGCGCACGCTGTTCGCGGTATCGCGGCAGAACAAGAAGCAGCCGAACGATGCGGACCGGCTGCGCAAGTATCTCGCGCGCTTCGGGCTGGATTGGGAGGGCGTGCGGCAGGTGCTGGACGCGAAGTAG
- a CDS encoding O-methyltransferase has protein sequence MNQDHWNQVDAYFSATLVPSDDVLDAVLAASDAAGLPAINVAPNQGKLLQLLATIRGARRILEIGTLGGYSTIWLARALPPGGTLVTLELNPEHAKVATRNIPRAGFAEVVTVVVGSAKDSLARLVDAGEAPFDFIFIDADKDSNPVYLDAALKLSRPGTVIVVDNVVRGGRVADPDNREPDVVGVRDGFARLVAEPNLTTTAVQTVGQKGWDGFSISIVGK, from the coding sequence ATGAATCAGGATCATTGGAACCAGGTGGATGCGTATTTCTCCGCGACGCTTGTGCCGTCCGACGACGTGCTCGACGCGGTGCTGGCGGCGAGCGACGCGGCCGGGCTGCCCGCGATCAACGTCGCGCCGAACCAGGGCAAGCTGCTGCAACTGCTCGCGACGATCCGCGGCGCGCGCCGGATTCTCGAGATCGGCACGCTCGGCGGCTACAGCACGATCTGGCTCGCGCGCGCGTTGCCGCCAGGCGGCACGCTCGTGACGCTCGAACTGAACCCCGAGCATGCGAAGGTCGCGACGCGGAACATCCCGCGTGCGGGGTTCGCGGAAGTCGTGACGGTGGTGGTCGGCAGCGCGAAGGACAGCCTCGCGCGGCTCGTCGATGCGGGTGAAGCGCCGTTCGATTTCATCTTCATCGATGCCGACAAGGACAGCAACCCGGTCTATCTCGACGCGGCGCTGAAGCTATCGCGGCCCGGCACGGTGATCGTCGTCGACAACGTCGTTCGTGGCGGGCGCGTGGCGGATCCGGACAATCGCGAGCCCGACGTGGTCGGCGTGCGCGACGGGTTCGCGCGTCTCGTGGCCGAGCCGAACCTCACGACGACGGCCGTGCAGACGGTCGGGCAGAAGGGTTGGGACGGGTTCTCGATCTCGATCGTCGGCAAGTGA
- a CDS encoding RtcB family protein, with protein MSNDDFQVMELANGKPVKMWTQGVAVEDEARAQLRNTAQMPFIFSHVAVMPDVHLGKGSTIGSVIPTKGAIIPAAVGVDIGCGMMAARTTLTAADLPDSLGGLRSAIERAVPHGRAPGRRDPGAWGERRPAAVTESWKSLLPGFKRIVDKYPKLEKTNHYAHLGTLGTGNHFIEVCVDEADHVWFMLHSGSRGVGNAIGSLFIELAQADMRQHIANLPDRNLAYFAEGSRHFDDYVEAVGWAQDYARRNRQAMMDAVIGAARGVIAKPFSVDEHAVNCHHNYVQRERHFGEDVLVTRKGAVSAQKGQLGIIPGSMGAKSFIVRGLGNPESFCSCSHGAGRTMSRTEAKRRFTVDDQVNATRGVECRKDAGVVDEIPMAYKDIDAVMAAQRSLVEVVHTLRQVVCVKG; from the coding sequence ATGAGTAACGACGATTTTCAGGTGATGGAACTGGCGAATGGCAAGCCGGTGAAGATGTGGACGCAAGGTGTCGCCGTCGAGGACGAAGCGCGCGCGCAACTGCGCAACACCGCGCAGATGCCGTTCATCTTCAGCCACGTCGCGGTGATGCCGGACGTCCACCTCGGCAAGGGCTCGACGATCGGCAGCGTGATCCCGACGAAGGGCGCGATCATTCCGGCCGCGGTCGGCGTCGACATCGGTTGCGGGATGATGGCCGCGCGCACGACGCTCACCGCCGCGGACCTGCCGGACTCGCTCGGCGGGCTGCGCAGCGCGATCGAGCGTGCGGTGCCGCACGGCCGCGCGCCGGGCCGTCGCGATCCGGGCGCATGGGGCGAGCGCAGGCCGGCCGCCGTGACCGAGTCGTGGAAGTCGCTGCTGCCGGGCTTCAAGCGCATCGTCGACAAGTATCCGAAGCTGGAAAAGACGAACCACTACGCGCATCTCGGCACGCTCGGCACCGGCAACCACTTCATCGAAGTGTGCGTCGACGAAGCGGACCACGTGTGGTTCATGCTGCACAGCGGCTCGCGTGGCGTCGGCAATGCGATCGGCAGCCTGTTCATCGAACTCGCGCAGGCCGACATGCGGCAGCACATCGCGAACCTGCCGGATCGGAACCTCGCGTATTTCGCCGAGGGCAGCCGGCACTTCGACGATTACGTCGAAGCGGTCGGCTGGGCGCAGGACTACGCGCGGCGCAACCGGCAGGCCATGATGGATGCGGTGATCGGCGCGGCGCGCGGCGTGATCGCGAAGCCGTTCTCGGTCGACGAACATGCGGTGAACTGCCACCACAACTACGTGCAGCGCGAGCGCCACTTCGGCGAGGACGTGCTCGTGACGCGCAAGGGTGCGGTGTCCGCGCAGAAGGGGCAGCTCGGGATCATTCCGGGCTCGATGGGTGCGAAGAGCTTCATCGTGCGCGGGCTCGGCAACCCGGAAAGCTTCTGCTCGTGCAGCCACGGCGCGGGCCGGACGATGAGCCGTACGGAAGCAAAGCGCCGCTTCACGGTCGACGACCAGGTGAACGCGACGCGCGGCGTCGAATGCCGGAAGGACGCGGGCGTCGTCGACGAAATTCCGATGGCCTACAAGGACATCGATGCGGTGATGGCGGCCCAGCGCAGCCTCGTCGAAGTGGTGCATACGCTGCGGCAGGTGGTGTGCGTGAAAGGATAG